A genomic region of Miscanthus floridulus cultivar M001 chromosome 3, ASM1932011v1, whole genome shotgun sequence contains the following coding sequences:
- the LOC136545375 gene encoding putative F-box protein At1g19160, whose product MEGCSKTSAGAASGLPDDPLVEILSRVPVKSVCRFKWVSKAWCDLIADPDHRKKLPQAMQGLFVETGEVSEVDDTKLARIIFSFIDLTVRSVPLDIDPSFSFLTEPTGIETFVFLDSCNGLILLGNRQEPSDLSVGTYMVCNPTTKQWSAMPACGSCDTLSHTYLAFDPAVSSHFHLSHTYLAFDPAVSSHFHLVQFQMPDVDMEIVLLHVYSSETGTWSQNQIDEQEEQGQLEGWHHQFTLEVLDYHCAFVNGFLHLIVWGPDRQHILVVDIQGKARRMITVPGMADGSQRHSITCYLGQYQGHLHCVTIDSTDQNNDKLSTWVLQDYDTQEWVLKSTVNSLDIFGETGVTPEYQVVDIHQVCNVLFFFQQLTSELIAYNMDRKEVSVIVTFKDYKCRSDFARYVPYFSESPALTNKH is encoded by the coding sequence ATGGAGGGCTGCTCCAAGACGAGCGCCGGCGCGGCGTCCGGCCTCCCTGACGACCCCCTGGTGGAGATCCTCTCCCGCGTCCCTGTCAAGTCCGTCTGCCGCTTCAAGTGGGTGTCCAAAGCCTGGTGCGACCTCATTGCCGACCCCGATCACCGGAAGAAGCTGCCCCAAGCCATGCAAGGACTGTTCGTCGAGACGGGCGAGGTCTCCGAGGTTGACGACACTAAGTTGGCCCGTATCATTTTCAGTTTCATCGACCTGACAGTGAGGTCCGTGCCTCTGGACATCGACCCTTCCTTCTCCTTCCTGACGGAACCGACTGGGATCGAGACCTTCGTCTTCTTGGATTCCTGCAACGGGCTTATCCTTTTGGGGAACCGTCAGGAGCCGTCTGACCTATCAGTGGGTACATATATGGTGTGCAACCCGACCACAAAGCAATGGTCAGCCATGCCCGCTTGCGGCTCTTGTGATACGCTAAGTCACACCTATTTGGCTTTTGATCCGGCGGTATCCTCTCACTTTCACTTAAGTCACACCTATTTGGCTTTTGATCCGGCGGTATCCTCTCACTTTCACTTGGTCCAGTTCCAGATGCCCGATGTGGACATGGAGATAGTGTTGTTGCATGTTTACTCGTCTGAAACTGGGACCTGGAGTCAAAACCAAATTGATGAACAAGAAGAGCAAGGACAGTTGGAAGGCTGGCATCATCAGTTTACACTAGAGGTTCTCGACTATCATTGTGCCTTTGTTAATGGCTTCCTGCATTTGATAGTTTGGGGCCCAGATAGACAGCACATACTTGTTGTAGATATTCAAGGGAAGGCAAGAAGGATGATCACTGTGCCAGGTATGGCTGATGGAAGCCAAAGGCACAGCATTACATGTTATTTAGGGCAATACCAAGGGCACCTACATTGTGTGACTATAGATTCTACTGATCAAAATAACGACAAACTATCCACATGGGTTCTTCAGGATTATGATACACAGGAATGGGTGTTGAAGAGCACTGTGAACTCTTTGGATATCTTTGGAGAAACAGGAGTCACGCCAGAGTATCAAGTGGTTGacattcatcaagtttgtaatGTGCTTTTCTTTTTTCAGCAGTTGACCAGTGAGCTGATAGCATACAACATGGACCGTAAGGAAGTGAGTGTTATTGTGACTTTCAAAGATTACAAATGCCGGAGCGATTTTGCTCGTTATGTTCCCTATTTCTCAGAATCACCGGCTCTCACAAATAAGCACTGA